In Chryseobacterium lactis, a single genomic region encodes these proteins:
- a CDS encoding serine hydrolase domain-containing protein, with product MKAKIIFTLFICLSCVPLFSQQKADFHLKKIDSIISASTPLPFNGVVLLSQNGKVQYLKSNGYKDFDKKTPLKTDDQFEIMSNSKQVTAVLILQAAEQGKISLQTPIKKYLPSLTQTWADTITIHQLLNHTHGITDLNKPSAFKAGSQFKYGNLSYMLLGEILHNTTGKSFAELATSLFKKLKMEKTFVYNISNNHSLVPGYMNENNQFKKVEKSFLNDDILPAAGVISTVQDLAKWNQALFKGQLLSPPYKKQMLTASTSSQHNVFGKENMGFGYNVRIIKESGLDYYAVTGLGDGFTCLNVYFPSVDTSLIVLENQMPENREYWSLKEAAIKNAVLKMITSK from the coding sequence ATGAAGGCGAAAATTATTTTCACACTATTCATATGTCTTTCCTGCGTACCACTTTTTTCACAACAAAAAGCAGATTTTCATTTAAAAAAAATAGATAGCATTATCTCTGCCTCCACTCCATTACCATTCAATGGTGTTGTATTACTCTCTCAAAATGGAAAGGTACAATACCTGAAATCCAATGGCTATAAAGATTTTGATAAGAAAACTCCTTTGAAAACTGATGATCAGTTTGAAATTATGTCTAATTCAAAACAAGTCACTGCTGTTTTAATTTTACAAGCAGCTGAGCAGGGGAAAATAAGTCTTCAGACTCCCATTAAAAAGTACTTGCCTTCTCTGACCCAAACCTGGGCCGACACCATCACAATACACCAGCTTTTAAATCATACTCATGGCATTACAGATCTAAATAAACCTTCTGCTTTTAAGGCTGGAAGCCAGTTCAAATACGGCAACCTTTCTTATATGCTTCTGGGCGAAATCCTTCATAACACCACCGGGAAAAGCTTTGCTGAACTGGCCACTTCACTTTTCAAAAAACTGAAAATGGAAAAGACATTTGTATACAACATCAGCAATAATCATTCTCTTGTACCCGGATATATGAATGAAAACAATCAGTTTAAAAAGGTAGAAAAATCATTTTTAAATGACGACATTCTTCCCGCAGCAGGAGTGATTTCCACAGTACAGGATCTTGCAAAATGGAATCAGGCATTGTTTAAAGGGCAGCTCCTCTCACCACCATACAAGAAACAGATGCTCACCGCTTCTACAAGCTCTCAACATAATGTTTTTGGAAAAGAAAATATGGGATTTGGCTATAACGTGAGAATCATCAAAGAATCCGGGCTTGATTATTATGCTGTGACAGGTCTCGGCGATGGTTTCACTTGTCTCAATGTATATTTTCCATCTGTGGACACCAGTTTGATTGTTCTTGAAAATCAAATGCCCGAAAACAGAGAGTATTGGAGCCTGAAAGAGGCTGCTATAAAAAATGCAGTACTGAAAATGATTACTTCAAAATAG